One genomic segment of Choristoneura fumiferana chromosome Z, NRCan_CFum_1, whole genome shotgun sequence includes these proteins:
- the LOC141436684 gene encoding uncharacterized protein, with protein MLGVNENVPHSKMWRLSYIVCFCVLQAAFGVKVRVLVHSDEGDSKMDETETRTEAWDHKRPVTMLPFLKKTVKHEDRENEEETRRDDTRREETRREETRREETRREETHREEKSTTEKPVTPLHPNEVLFPLIYKQSHINSMFMFGQNWYTWSTEKRTDGSKAINYYICYEEPKHCDDVGWERTDALPKCAFQIDSLMSDDRACLNAFGIEPHNVGGCDGGEQMKVSEIVRSCGPRIRSLWRFVRVGHRPANAAKPADVNSLICEDEEECVINVEYRIHHDRITFSLHEPTRGQTFKSALKRDLTTEDDNKVSAVTESHVHVAHKKKKEDEHQANSSRYKKFHVKARTKTVEGKGVTKERNDSGYNNRRSGKNKIKVREDISDDTSE; from the exons ATGCTAGGCGTCAACGAGAACGTTCCACACTCTAAAATGTGGCGGCTTAGCTACATCGTCTGCTTCTGTGTCCTACAAGCGGCTTTCGGCGTCAAAGTCAGAGTGCTCGTGCATTCTGATGAAGGCGACTCCAAAATGGACGAAACTGAAACCAGAACTGAAGCATGGGATCATAAAAGACCCGTGACCATGCTACCGTTCCTTAAAAAAACTGTGAAACATGAGGACAGGGAGAACGAAGAAGAAACGAGACGGGATGATACCAGGAGGGAAGAAACGCGGAGGGAAGAAACGCGAAGGGAAGAAACGCGGAGGGAAGAAACACATAGGGAAGAAAAGTCAACGACCGAGAAGCCAGTTACCCCCTTGCATCCGAACGAAGTGCTATTCCCTTTGATTTACAAGCAGAGCCATATTAACAGCATGTTTATGTTCGGTCAGAACTGGTATACTTGGTCGACAGAGAAACGCACTGATGGGTCGAAAGCTATCAATTATTACATTTGCTATGAGGAGCCGAAGCATTGCGACGATGTTGGATGG GAACGCACAGACGCGTTGCCAAAGTGCGCGTTCCAAATTGACTCGCTGATGTCGGACGACCGCGCCTGCCTCAATGCGTTCGGCATCGAGCCTCACAACGTGGGCGGTTGCGACGGAGGCGAGCAGATGAAG GTCAGCGAAATAGTCCGCTCGTGCGGGCCCCGCATCCGATCCCTGTGGCGCTTCGTGCGGGTGGGCCACCGCCCCGCCAACGCCGCCAAGCCAGCCGACGTCAACTCGCTCATTTGCGAGGACGAGGAAGAGTGCGTCATCAACGTGGAGTACAGG ATACACCACGACAGAATAACATTCTCTCTCCATGAGCCAACCCGAGGTCAGACGTTCAAGAGCGCCCTCAAACGCGACCTCACCACCGAAGACGACAACAAAGTATCCGCCGTAACAGAAAGCCACGTCCACGTAGCGCACAAGAAGAAAAAAGAAGACGAACATCAGGCAAACAGCAGTCGGTATAAGAAATTCCACGTCAAAGCTCGGACGAAAACTGTAGAAGGCAAAGGCGTGACCAAGGAGAGGAATGATTCTGGCTATAACAATCGCCGATCAGGAAAAAACAAGATCAAAGTCAGAGAGGACATTTCGGATGATACGTCAGAATAA